In one window of Zhongshania aliphaticivorans DNA:
- a CDS encoding DUF4437 domain-containing protein: protein MRPHVELIDAKDLIWHIAEFEHATGTAQQQNLCYDEEDGSVSAKVKFTSDWQRPSGVHNALTEWYILEGEVSLGDQVLVAGDYWAAPKGVVAPNIQVKKDTVILLFREYGDWQFEPCEQDKDYVREDQKLVVAHSSKMDWIDVESGSPMRFDLGGTPVPGLYIKMLYRDEKTGFYTRLIKAKPGWREHPLAHHPVFEEAYCLEGSFHYNYGEMWPGTYFFRPALVRHGDFTAGDEGTVWLLRCDGDLVDWYTDNASVEMKGDAVNWGPEYPHTLKPVLLQPVRSRSIGPMDDPSYQ from the coding sequence ATGCGCCCACATGTAGAGCTGATCGATGCAAAAGATTTAATTTGGCATATTGCTGAGTTTGAACACGCCACCGGTACCGCACAACAACAGAACTTGTGCTACGACGAAGAAGACGGATCAGTATCGGCAAAAGTTAAATTTACCAGTGACTGGCAGCGACCTTCTGGCGTTCATAACGCCTTAACCGAGTGGTATATTTTAGAAGGTGAAGTCAGCCTCGGCGATCAAGTTTTAGTTGCCGGTGACTATTGGGCCGCACCAAAGGGCGTTGTGGCTCCGAACATTCAGGTTAAAAAAGACACCGTTATTTTACTCTTCCGTGAATACGGCGACTGGCAGTTTGAACCCTGTGAGCAAGATAAAGACTATGTTCGAGAAGACCAGAAATTGGTCGTCGCTCACAGCAGTAAAATGGATTGGATTGACGTTGAAAGCGGCAGCCCCATGCGCTTCGACTTAGGTGGCACCCCCGTTCCCGGTCTCTACATTAAAATGCTATACCGCGATGAAAAAACCGGCTTTTACACTCGCTTAATTAAAGCCAAGCCCGGCTGGAGAGAGCACCCTTTAGCTCATCACCCCGTATTTGAAGAAGCCTACTGCCTTGAGGGAAGTTTTCACTATAACTACGGTGAAATGTGGCCAGGCACCTACTTCTTCCGCCCTGCACTGGTACGTCACGGCGATTTTACCGCCGGTGATGAAGGCACTGTTTGGTTGCTCCGCTGCGATGGCGACTTGGTAGACTGGTATACCGACAATGCGTCGGTAGAAATGAAAGGCGATGCCGTAAACTGGGGACCAGAGTATCCCCACACTCTAAAACCCGTCTTACTTCAGCCTGTACGCTCGCGCTCTATAGGCCCAATGGATGATCCGTCTTACCAATAA
- the leuD gene encoding 3-isopropylmalate dehydratase small subunit, which translates to MGIFETFSGVAAPLLRPNIDTDAIIPSREMKLVSKVGLGEGLFASWRYTLPGGREANNNFVLNLPEYQHCSVILAGNNFGCGSSREHAVWALAEYGIKCIVAPSFGSIFFNNCIANGLLPVELPEQEIERIAAWVEQNPQQHRVTVNLENQTLQWDQQQAQFDIDENAKKMLLQGLDPIDLTLSMNSEIDRFEQADRLARPWIYLPKKVKEPKRNPETAGIS; encoded by the coding sequence ATGGGAATCTTTGAAACCTTTTCGGGTGTTGCTGCCCCCTTATTACGACCAAATATAGACACGGATGCCATCATTCCGAGTCGAGAAATGAAATTAGTGTCCAAAGTTGGGCTTGGTGAAGGCTTGTTTGCAAGCTGGCGATACACCCTACCCGGAGGCAGAGAGGCGAACAATAATTTCGTCTTAAATCTTCCTGAATATCAGCATTGCAGCGTCATTCTCGCCGGTAATAATTTCGGCTGCGGCTCATCCCGCGAACACGCCGTATGGGCGCTGGCCGAATATGGCATAAAGTGCATAGTCGCCCCCAGTTTTGGCAGTATCTTTTTTAACAATTGCATTGCCAACGGCTTGCTCCCCGTTGAGCTGCCAGAACAAGAGATAGAACGCATTGCCGCATGGGTAGAACAAAACCCCCAGCAGCATAGGGTTACCGTGAATCTTGAAAATCAAACACTGCAATGGGACCAACAGCAAGCGCAGTTTGATATCGACGAAAATGCAAAAAAAATGTTGTTACAAGGCCTAGATCCTATCGACTTAACCCTTAGTATGAATAGTGAAATCGATAGATTCGAACAAGCGGATCGCCTAGCAAGACCGTGGATATATTTACCCAAGAAAGTAAAAGAACCGAAAAGAAACCCTGAAACTGCCGGCATAAGCTAA
- a CDS encoding 3-isopropylmalate dehydratase large subunit, whose protein sequence is MNNLHQRSLFEKLWQSHEVTSLGARRSLIYIDRVFLHERTGSIALQSLSERKRKIPRPEHVFCTMDHIIDTTPGRNDNTLMPSGHKFIQATRYEAIKAGITLFDLNNPDQGIAHVISPELGIALPGSTLVCPDSHTCTLGAIGALAWGIGSTEAEHAMATRTLDLEKPLSMRIVVNGTLRSGVSAKDLILHIIAEYGAQGGNGYAVEFAGSAIRDMPIEERFTLCNMAVEFSAFTGFIAPDEKTIDWVKGRDYAPKADTAEQAEAYWLALNSDEGAHFDKEIQIDADAVSATVSWGTNPQHSVAVNGSVPNPMACDDPQQRDGMEKALNYMDLKAEQTLNTVVIDAAFIGSCTNSRIADLRAAAAILKNRKIATNLRAVCVPGSGRVKRQAEAEGLDLIFTAAGFEWREPGCSMCFYAGGETFGAGKRVISSTNRNFEGRQGPAVKTHIASPVTVAASALLGRIGSAEEII, encoded by the coding sequence ATGAATAACCTCCATCAACGTTCGCTCTTTGAAAAACTCTGGCAAAGCCACGAGGTCACCTCGCTGGGCGCGCGCCGGAGTTTGATTTACATCGACAGAGTGTTTCTCCATGAGCGCACCGGCAGCATTGCATTGCAAAGTTTATCGGAGCGAAAACGCAAAATTCCACGCCCCGAGCATGTGTTCTGCACCATGGATCATATCATCGACACAACACCGGGCCGCAATGACAATACCTTAATGCCCTCTGGTCATAAATTCATTCAAGCTACCCGTTACGAGGCCATTAAAGCCGGCATCACCCTCTTTGACCTTAACAACCCCGACCAAGGGATTGCTCATGTTATTTCGCCCGAGTTGGGAATAGCACTTCCCGGCTCTACCTTAGTGTGCCCAGACAGCCACACCTGCACACTCGGCGCAATTGGCGCCCTAGCGTGGGGAATAGGATCAACCGAGGCTGAGCACGCCATGGCCACGCGAACCCTAGACCTTGAAAAACCACTCTCTATGCGTATTGTCGTCAATGGCACGCTGCGCAGCGGAGTGAGTGCAAAAGACCTTATTTTGCATATTATTGCCGAATACGGCGCACAGGGTGGCAATGGCTATGCGGTTGAATTTGCTGGCTCAGCCATCCGCGATATGCCAATAGAAGAACGCTTCACACTCTGTAATATGGCAGTTGAGTTTTCTGCCTTCACGGGTTTTATCGCACCGGACGAAAAAACCATCGACTGGGTCAAGGGCCGCGACTACGCCCCCAAAGCAGACACCGCCGAACAGGCAGAGGCCTATTGGCTAGCCCTTAACAGTGATGAGGGCGCACATTTTGACAAAGAAATACAGATTGATGCCGATGCTGTTTCGGCAACCGTAAGCTGGGGAACCAACCCGCAACACTCGGTCGCCGTTAACGGCAGCGTTCCCAACCCCATGGCGTGTGACGACCCGCAACAGCGCGACGGCATGGAAAAAGCACTGAATTATATGGACCTAAAAGCCGAGCAGACACTAAACACCGTGGTCATTGACGCGGCCTTTATTGGCTCGTGCACCAATAGCAGGATTGCAGATTTACGCGCTGCAGCTGCCATTTTAAAGAATCGTAAAATTGCCACCAATCTACGTGCTGTCTGCGTGCCCGGCTCCGGCAGAGTAAAACGCCAAGCAGAAGCCGAAGGCTTAGATCTCATTTTTACAGCCGCCGGATTTGAATGGCGGGAGCCAGGATGCTCCATGTGTTTTTACGCTGGCGGTGAAACCTTTGGGGCCGGCAAGCGCGTTATCTCAAGTACCAATCGAAATTTTGAAGGCCGCCAAGGTCCTGCTGTTAAAACCCATATTGCCAGTCCGGTGACTGTTGCCGCATCAGCGTTATTAGGTCGTATTGGCAGTGCGGAGGAAATTATCTAA
- a CDS encoding CaiB/BaiF CoA transferase family protein: protein MNKPLAGIRVLDLTHMLSGPFCTMTLADLGADMIKVEPLTGEGTRKLLATDPKNSIDGMGAYFITLNRNKRTMSIDLKSERGLALFYDLVKESDVVINNFAAGVPSKLKIDYAHLSEVNPKIITCSITGFGEEGPGAKRPAFDQVAQAYGGGMSITGEDSSQPVRAGIPIGDLGGGMFGIMGVLAAIIERNVSGKGQHVDISMLDVQVSLLSYMATMHFLSGDDPSPIGNAHFVHVPYNSYPTANGHLVIAIITDNFWQNLKEVVNCAGFDDPKYDVQPGRLADKDFIDGTLAEIFSQDTSENWLEKLNAKRIPVAPVNKFSQVFADEQVNFRNMVVECEHPNGKKTKAPGCPIKMSRTSEESFTPAPLLGQHTDELMCDVLGYGPEDVATLKQQGVIA from the coding sequence ATGAATAAGCCATTAGCGGGAATTCGCGTTTTAGATCTTACTCACATGCTGTCTGGGCCGTTCTGTACTATGACCTTGGCAGACCTCGGCGCCGATATGATTAAGGTCGAGCCGCTGACCGGCGAGGGGACACGCAAGCTATTGGCCACTGACCCTAAAAACTCTATAGATGGCATGGGTGCCTACTTTATTACTCTAAATCGCAATAAGCGCACCATGAGTATTGATTTGAAATCAGAGCGTGGCTTAGCCTTATTTTACGATTTGGTAAAAGAGTCAGACGTGGTAATTAATAACTTTGCGGCGGGTGTGCCCAGTAAGTTAAAAATTGATTACGCACATCTGTCTGAAGTTAATCCTAAAATTATCACCTGCTCCATAACGGGGTTTGGCGAGGAGGGGCCGGGAGCTAAACGTCCGGCGTTTGACCAAGTAGCCCAAGCCTACGGTGGAGGTATGTCAATTACCGGTGAAGACAGCAGTCAGCCGGTGCGTGCCGGTATCCCTATTGGCGATTTGGGTGGTGGCATGTTTGGCATAATGGGTGTGTTAGCGGCCATTATTGAGCGCAATGTGTCTGGAAAAGGTCAGCATGTGGATATCTCAATGTTAGATGTGCAAGTGTCGCTGCTAAGTTATATGGCCACAATGCACTTTCTATCTGGTGATGACCCAAGCCCTATCGGCAATGCCCACTTTGTTCATGTGCCTTACAATAGTTATCCAACGGCGAACGGCCATTTGGTGATTGCGATTATTACCGACAACTTCTGGCAGAACTTAAAAGAAGTGGTTAATTGTGCTGGATTTGATGATCCCAAATACGATGTTCAACCGGGACGCTTGGCAGACAAAGACTTTATAGACGGCACATTGGCAGAAATATTCAGTCAAGACACAAGCGAAAATTGGTTAGAAAAACTCAATGCCAAGCGCATTCCTGTTGCGCCGGTAAATAAATTTAGTCAGGTATTTGCTGACGAGCAAGTCAACTTCCGTAATATGGTGGTTGAGTGCGAACATCCAAATGGCAAAAAAACCAAAGCACCGGGTTGCCCTATTAAGATGTCGCGCACCTCAGAAGAATCCTTTACACCCGCGCCGTTGCTAGGGCAGCATACTGATGAGTTGATGTGTGACGTATTGGGTTATGGCCCAGAGGACGTGGCCACGCTAAAACAGCAAGGGGTGATTGCTTAA
- a CDS encoding hydroxymethylglutaryl-CoA lyase: MSEKIIINDVGPRDGLQNQAKVLTPAQRLQIIESLLAAGAKHIEVGAFVSPKAVPAMAGTDQVVAGLPKGDYEFSALIPNLRGYELAKAAGVNTVGLVVASSETMNLKNIKMTTAQAMAVCSDVLALSKTEGIRSQVYLATAWECPFEGVIDTQQVVDLVGEILAAGASEVVLADTIGAASPAGVKHLLQAIESVHGTQAISCHFHDTRGMGVANVYAAVEQGIRKFDASIGGLGGCPFAPGATGNVATEDVAVMLEQMGFDTGLNFRGLLAAIDLVSELTGNCDGGHSSRWIRRQVEMDRM, encoded by the coding sequence ATGTCTGAAAAGATCATTATTAATGATGTTGGGCCGCGAGATGGTTTGCAGAATCAAGCCAAGGTATTAACCCCCGCGCAGCGCCTGCAGATTATTGAATCACTCTTAGCAGCCGGTGCTAAACATATTGAAGTGGGTGCATTTGTGTCGCCCAAGGCAGTGCCGGCGATGGCTGGCACCGATCAAGTTGTGGCTGGCCTGCCCAAGGGCGATTATGAATTTTCTGCCCTTATTCCTAATTTACGTGGTTACGAGCTTGCCAAGGCTGCGGGTGTGAATACCGTTGGCTTAGTGGTGGCGAGTAGCGAAACCATGAATTTAAAAAACATCAAAATGACAACCGCGCAGGCCATGGCGGTGTGCAGTGATGTTTTGGCATTAAGTAAAACCGAGGGAATTAGAAGCCAGGTTTATTTGGCGACAGCATGGGAGTGTCCGTTTGAAGGCGTCATTGATACCCAGCAAGTGGTAGATTTGGTTGGCGAAATACTAGCCGCAGGAGCGAGTGAAGTTGTACTGGCTGACACCATTGGTGCCGCCTCGCCTGCCGGAGTAAAGCACTTATTGCAGGCCATTGAATCAGTCCACGGCACGCAAGCCATTAGTTGTCATTTTCATGATACGCGAGGTATGGGCGTGGCTAATGTGTATGCCGCCGTTGAGCAAGGTATCCGCAAATTTGATGCCTCTATTGGTGGCCTAGGCGGCTGTCCTTTTGCGCCGGGTGCAACCGGAAACGTAGCAACCGAGGACGTTGCCGTAATGCTAGAGCAGATGGGTTTTGATACTGGTTTGAATTTTCGTGGCCTGCTTGCCGCGATAGACTTAGTATCGGAATTAACCGGCAACTGTGATGGCGGGCATTCAAGCCGCTGGATACGCCGGCAAGTAGAAATGGATCGTATGTAA
- a CDS encoding isochorismatase family protein — MEKSDKTARELYAEIKANPARKRFGFGRKAVLVNIDPQKAYTRTDLYKTAYETDPRQLEYVNNLAKVFRALDWPVVWTHVAYMDSADDAGIWGTRTNTPDSLQNIKFDSDRSQFDERLEIDQAKDVIYLKKMPSAFFETHLQSLCVWHQVDTVILTGGSTSGCIRATAVDSLSRGYRTIVPEECVADKHESYHFANLTDLALKYADVVDVQEVFDWLATQDSE, encoded by the coding sequence ATGGAAAAGAGTGATAAAACGGCACGTGAACTTTACGCAGAAATAAAAGCGAATCCGGCAAGAAAAAGATTTGGTTTTGGTCGTAAGGCTGTTTTGGTCAATATTGATCCACAAAAAGCCTACACGCGAACGGATTTATATAAAACGGCGTATGAAACTGACCCGCGTCAGCTTGAGTATGTTAACAATCTTGCCAAGGTTTTTCGCGCTTTGGATTGGCCGGTAGTGTGGACCCATGTTGCTTATATGGACTCTGCCGACGATGCGGGTATTTGGGGGACGCGCACTAACACCCCAGATAGTTTGCAGAACATTAAATTTGATAGCGACCGCTCACAATTTGATGAGCGCTTAGAGATTGATCAAGCTAAAGATGTTATTTATTTAAAAAAAATGCCGTCAGCTTTTTTTGAAACTCATTTGCAGTCATTGTGTGTTTGGCATCAGGTAGACACGGTGATACTCACCGGCGGCTCCACCTCAGGTTGTATTCGCGCAACGGCGGTAGACTCTTTGTCTCGTGGTTACCGCACCATTGTTCCTGAAGAGTGTGTGGCCGATAAACACGAAAGTTACCACTTCGCCAACCTTACCGACTTGGCTTTAAAGTATGCCGACGTGGTTGATGTGCAAGAAGTGTTTGATTGGTTGGCAACACAAGATTCGGAATAA
- a CDS encoding polysaccharide deacetylase family protein, which yields MKEDPGYYDYWPYFKRPKITWPNGAKLAFWLAPNIEFYELNPPPNPQRKPWPQATPAVAGYSIRDYGNRVGHQRQMALLDKYGIRGSISLSTALCDHHPEIISQCSERNWEFFSHGIYNTRYTYGMSEAQEREMIRDSIDTIHRHTGQKCAGYLAPALSHSDNTIDLFAEVGSELFGDDAGFYTCDLFHDDQPTPIHTRSGKEFVSVPYSLEMNDTIAYVVNKIEPRRYGQQLKDCFDRLYAEGSESGTVMCIPTHNYQVSCPHRMKAFEEALEYITGHSDVWVTTGREIAEYYREHYLASSKDAILNVQGGL from the coding sequence ATGAAAGAAGATCCCGGATATTACGACTATTGGCCCTACTTTAAACGTCCCAAAATAACTTGGCCCAATGGCGCAAAATTGGCATTTTGGCTTGCACCCAATATTGAATTTTACGAGCTGAATCCGCCGCCCAATCCTCAGCGTAAACCCTGGCCGCAAGCGACGCCTGCGGTGGCAGGCTATAGTATCCGTGACTACGGCAATCGGGTTGGCCATCAGCGCCAAATGGCATTATTAGATAAATACGGTATTCGTGGTTCTATTTCTCTGTCCACCGCGCTGTGCGATCATCATCCCGAGATCATCAGCCAGTGCAGCGAGCGTAACTGGGAGTTTTTTAGCCACGGTATTTATAATACCCGCTATACCTACGGCATGAGTGAAGCTCAGGAACGCGAAATGATTCGCGACTCTATCGACACGATACACCGCCATACTGGGCAAAAATGTGCCGGTTATCTCGCCCCCGCGCTGTCTCACTCCGACAATACCATCGACCTTTTTGCCGAGGTAGGCAGTGAATTGTTTGGTGACGACGCCGGCTTTTATACCTGTGATTTATTTCACGATGATCAGCCAACGCCAATACATACTCGCTCTGGCAAAGAGTTTGTCTCGGTTCCTTATTCCTTAGAAATGAATGACACCATCGCCTATGTCGTCAATAAAATTGAACCACGGCGTTATGGTCAGCAACTAAAAGATTGTTTTGATCGCTTATACGCAGAAGGCAGTGAGAGTGGCACGGTCATGTGCATTCCAACCCATAATTATCAAGTAAGTTGCCCGCACAGAATGAAAGCGTTTGAAGAGGCGCTGGAATACATCACTGGTCACAGTGATGTGTGGGTGACCACTGGCCGTGAGATTGCAGAGTATTATCGTGAGCACTATTTAGCATCGAGCAAAGACGCCATTCTAAACGTGCAAGGAGGCTTGTGA
- a CDS encoding polysaccharide deacetylase family protein, with protein MSLPNDYLQYPQRSYGMDHDRYSWSMLENRKPVTWPDGKLLALWVNVNLQYYPLNQQGVPFAVPGGMTMPYPDLRHYSLRDYGNRVGLFRILKALDANNITASFAVNSRLLQRIPYLAGLLRERGDDILGHGVHMDALHYGGQSEAEESSQIVECVSVLRDLTGQPVDGWLSPVRSESENTPDLLAENGVRYFSDWVNDDMPYEFSTSSKPLIAMPLSNEIEDRFVIVNNQHSEASWAQQVEDAAAFLLDEAHRSGGRILSLNIHPWLLGQPHRIQFFEAVLSTLAANPAVWSAAPSTILDTWASQQS; from the coding sequence ATGAGCTTACCGAACGATTATTTACAATACCCGCAACGCAGCTACGGCATGGACCATGATCGTTATAGCTGGTCAATGCTTGAAAATCGCAAGCCCGTAACCTGGCCAGATGGCAAGTTGCTCGCACTTTGGGTCAATGTGAATTTACAGTATTACCCGCTTAACCAACAGGGTGTACCGTTTGCGGTGCCTGGTGGCATGACAATGCCATACCCCGATCTACGCCACTATTCGCTGCGCGACTACGGTAACCGCGTGGGCTTGTTCCGTATTTTAAAAGCCTTAGATGCGAACAACATCACCGCAAGTTTTGCAGTGAACTCACGCTTATTACAACGCATACCGTATTTAGCGGGTTTATTACGCGAACGCGGCGATGATATTTTGGGCCACGGTGTTCACATGGATGCCTTGCACTATGGCGGCCAGAGTGAAGCAGAAGAGTCGTCACAAATTGTTGAATGCGTATCCGTGCTTAGAGATTTGACGGGCCAGCCAGTAGACGGTTGGTTGTCGCCGGTGAGAAGTGAATCTGAAAATACCCCCGATCTATTGGCAGAAAACGGAGTGCGGTATTTTTCAGATTGGGTGAACGATGACATGCCCTATGAATTTTCAACTAGCTCAAAGCCCTTGATCGCCATGCCATTGAGCAATGAAATTGAAGACCGTTTTGTGATCGTCAATAATCAGCATTCAGAAGCTAGCTGGGCTCAGCAGGTAGAAGACGCTGCAGCATTTTTGCTAGACGAAGCGCACCGTTCTGGCGGGCGTATCTTGAGTTTAAATATTCATCCTTGGTTGCTTGGCCAACCCCATCGCATTCAGTTTTTTGAAGCGGTGTTAAGTACTTTAGCGGCTAACCCTGCGGTGTGGAGTGCGGCCCCCAGTACTATCTTGGACACGTGGGCATCACAGCAGTCATAA
- a CDS encoding CcdB family protein → MKQFDLYVNTDSDSHATYPFFVDVQSNLLDGLNSRVVIPIASAQDAKAFPKNLCPLVEIGGWKYALLTHQITTVSVSFLTQKEGSLLLNRTDIISALDFLLTGI, encoded by the coding sequence ATGAAGCAATTTGATCTGTATGTGAACACAGATTCTGATAGCCACGCAACATACCCCTTCTTCGTGGATGTACAATCCAACTTACTGGATGGTCTAAATAGCCGCGTAGTTATACCGATTGCTTCAGCACAGGATGCAAAAGCATTTCCCAAAAACCTGTGCCCACTTGTAGAGATTGGCGGTTGGAAATATGCCCTTCTTACCCATCAAATCACGACCGTGTCAGTTTCTTTTCTCACCCAAAAAGAAGGCTCATTGCTACTGAATCGAACAGACATTATTTCAGCACTCGATTTTCTTCTGACGGGTATTTAA
- a CDS encoding type II toxin-antitoxin system CcdA family antitoxin: MREIFDKKAPKKATNLSINSSLLAEAKSLKVNLSATLERALEEELRENKRKQWREDNKQAIENCNRLADNGLFADKHRGF; the protein is encoded by the coding sequence ATGCGTGAAATATTTGACAAAAAGGCCCCAAAAAAGGCCACAAACCTGAGTATAAACAGCAGCTTACTTGCGGAAGCTAAAAGTTTAAAGGTAAACCTTTCTGCTACCCTTGAGCGCGCACTAGAGGAAGAACTCCGGGAAAATAAACGCAAACAATGGCGCGAAGACAACAAGCAGGCCATCGAAAACTGCAACCGCCTTGCAGACAATGGACTCTTTGCTGACAAACACCGGGGCTTCTAA